A window of Hymenobacter siberiensis genomic DNA:
TTTCAGCGGCTACCACGCTTTTGCGCCGAATGAAACGGAGCACATTGCCAACGCCCGGAGATACCAGGCGGCGCTGAATCGGGCGGGTATCAAATAGTTGCCATAGAACGTCATGCAGAGCTTAGCATCTTGCCCGCAGTTACTAATCCATGACGCTTTTACGATTTATTAGTGGTGGCGGGCAAGATGCTTCGCTGCGCTCTGCATGACGTTCTGATTCTTTCCGTATGTACACCTCCGATATCCAAATCCGCGTGCGCTACGCCGAAACCGACCAGATGGGCTACGTCTATCACGGCAACTACGCGGCGTATTTTGAAGTGGCCCGCACCGAGGCATTCCGCAAGCTTGGCATTAATTACAAAGACATGGAGGCCGATGGCGTGGGCATGCCGGTGGGGGAGCTGCGTACCAAATTCCGCCGCCCCGCCCGCTACGACGACCTCCTGACCGTGCGCCTGCTGCTGCGCCAGCCGCCCGAAGGTGCCCGCGTGCTGTTCGAGTATGAAATTTACAACGAGGCCGGCCAACTGCTCACCGAGGGTCACACGCTCATGGTATTTGTGAAAACCACTACCGGCCGGCCCGTGGCCATGCCCGCCAACATTCAGGAACGCCTGCTGCCGTACTTTAGCGAAGATGAGTTCGATAGCCCCGTGCTGCCCACGCCCGGGGCCATTCCGCCCGATGCGCCTGCCCCGGCGGCGTTTCGTAAATGAAAGGGTTGAGCTTTGAATGTTAAGGGTTAAATTTCTCAACCCGCCGAGCCACTCAAACCTCAACTCTCAAAATTTAACCCTGCCTTTGAAAGCCCCCGCCGCCATTCGTCGTGCCCGCTTCCCCGATGTGCGCCAGCAACGGCCCTACCGGCGGATGATTGTGGGCCTGAAGCGGCTGCGGCTGCCCGGCGGCCAGGCCTCCCTCTACGACTTGCTCGACCGCATCCTGCACGAGCTGCGGCTCGACTCGCTGGAGAAGCGCGCCGCCTACATGGCCTTCAACCTCACGGTGGCCTTATTCCCCACTATCATCTTCCTGTTCACGCTCATTCCGTACATTCCCGTGCCGAACCTGAGCGTGGACATCCTCCAGTTTCTGGCCGATTTCATGCCCCGCGAGCTGTACGCGGCCACGGCCAGCACCATCGAGGACATCGTGAACATCCCGCACGGCGGCCTGCTCTCCTTCGGCTTCGGCACGGCGCTGGTGCTCAGCTCCAACGGCATCATGGCCCTGCTCGATGCCTTCGAGAAAAAATACCCGTGGTTTAAGCACCGCAGCTACCTGCGCAAGCGCATGATTGCCACCGCCCTGACGTTTGGGCTGGCCCTGATACTGCTGCTTTCTATTGCGGGCATCTTCTTTGGTACCTATCTCATCGATGGGCTGGTGTTCTATGAAGTCGTGCCCGAGCGATTCACCGATTTGGTGCTCACCCTCATCCGCTACGGCTCGCTGCTGGGGCTGTTTCTGAGCACTACCTGCGTGATTTACTACTTCGTGCCGCCCGTGCACGACAAGTGGCCGCTGGTGTCGGCCGGGGCCATTGTGGCCACGCTGCTCATCTTTCTGGTGTCTTTTTTATTCACGCTCTACGTTCGCATTTTCGACTCCTACAACCATTTCTACGGTTCCATCGGGGCGTTGGTGGGCTTCATGGTCTGGCTCGAATTTGTATGCATGACCCTGATTATCGGGTTTGAAGTGAACGTGAGTATGGATGCTGTGACCGGTCGCCGCCGCAAGATGCTGGAAGAGCAATTGAAAATGAAAAACGAAAAATGAGGAATTGGTTTTGAGGATGATAGCAGAAATTTTAAGAAAAATTCTTCAATCCTACTTCTCCATTCCGCATTCCTTTCTACTTTTGCACTCCCCAATCACTCGGGGTCCTTATAGAGAGGTGGCAGAGTGGTCGAATGCGACGGTTTCGAAAACCGTTATACCGGCAACGGTATCGGGGGTTCGAATCCCCCCTTCTCTACAAAAAGGCTTTTTCTACGCTGGAAAAAGCCTTTTTTGTTGCTTTACCAACCACAGCGCACGAGTAACTGACCCAGAGAGCTGGCAGAGTGGTCGATTGCGGCGGTCTTGAAAACCGCTGACTGTAACAGGTCCGGGGGTTCGAATCCCTCGCTCTCTACATCCTATAAACCCCGTTTCCAAGCTGGAAACGGGGTTTTTGATTTTTTGCCTTAGCGGTGGCCGCGCCCGTTGCGCCGTAGCCACCAGCCCGGCAGGCCGGAGTACCTTTGCCGCTCCTTACTATTCCCGCAACCCTCCCGATGAACGGTACCGAACCGGCCAGCCCCAGCGCTTTCGACAAAGCCCGCACCGGGCTATGGACCAGCCTCCAGAAGCACCTGGCCACGGTGTACGCGGCCGAAACCGCGTTTGCCAGGGCCGTGGCTTTCACCGATACGTTCCCCTTTGCCACCTCGGCGGCCAGCGAGGAGCAGCTACAGGAGTACGAGCAGCAGCGCCGCGCCCTGCGCGAC
This region includes:
- a CDS encoding acyl-CoA thioesterase; the protein is MYTSDIQIRVRYAETDQMGYVYHGNYAAYFEVARTEAFRKLGINYKDMEADGVGMPVGELRTKFRRPARYDDLLTVRLLLRQPPEGARVLFEYEIYNEAGQLLTEGHTLMVFVKTTTGRPVAMPANIQERLLPYFSEDEFDSPVLPTPGAIPPDAPAPAAFRK
- a CDS encoding YihY/virulence factor BrkB family protein; its protein translation is MKAPAAIRRARFPDVRQQRPYRRMIVGLKRLRLPGGQASLYDLLDRILHELRLDSLEKRAAYMAFNLTVALFPTIIFLFTLIPYIPVPNLSVDILQFLADFMPRELYAATASTIEDIVNIPHGGLLSFGFGTALVLSSNGIMALLDAFEKKYPWFKHRSYLRKRMIATALTFGLALILLLSIAGIFFGTYLIDGLVFYEVVPERFTDLVLTLIRYGSLLGLFLSTTCVIYYFVPPVHDKWPLVSAGAIVATLLIFLVSFLFTLYVRIFDSYNHFYGSIGALVGFMVWLEFVCMTLIIGFEVNVSMDAVTGRRRKMLEEQLKMKNEK